The following coding sequences lie in one Leptolyngbya sp. CCY15150 genomic window:
- a CDS encoding 50S ribosomal protein L23: MASFDRYNPRDLADLIRVPVITEKATLLLEDNKYVFKVAAKATKDQIKVAIEQLFDVKVVKVNTQNPPLKKRRVGRFAGYKAHYKKTVVTLAPGDSITLFPEV, translated from the coding sequence GTGGCTAGTTTTGATCGATACAACCCCAGAGATCTGGCCGACCTGATCCGGGTGCCGGTGATTACGGAAAAGGCAACCCTCCTGCTAGAAGACAACAAATATGTCTTCAAAGTGGCTGCCAAGGCAACCAAAGATCAAATTAAGGTTGCCATCGAGCAGCTCTTTGATGTCAAGGTCGTCAAGGTCAACACCCAAAATCCTCCCCTGAAGAAGCGCCGGGTTGGCCGCTTTGCCGGGTACAAAGCTCACTACAAAAAAACTGTCGTTACCCTCGCACCGGGAGATTCCATCACCCTTTTCCCTGAGGTCTAA
- the rpsE gene encoding 30S ribosomal protein S5, giving the protein MANRRKSGRAKEKETDWQERVVQIRRVTKVVKGGKKLSFRAIVVVGNERGQVGVGVGKASDVIGAVRKGVADGKKHLIDVPLTKSSSLPHPTNGVGGGAKVMMRPAAPGTGVIAGGAVRTVLELAGVKNVLAKQLGSDNPLNNARAAVNALSSLRTFSEVAEERGIPIERLYA; this is encoded by the coding sequence ATGGCAAATCGTCGGAAAAGCGGACGAGCAAAGGAAAAAGAGACCGATTGGCAAGAACGCGTTGTTCAAATCCGTCGGGTCACCAAAGTGGTCAAAGGCGGTAAAAAACTTAGCTTTCGTGCCATTGTTGTCGTTGGCAATGAGCGGGGTCAAGTCGGCGTTGGCGTCGGCAAAGCCAGTGACGTCATCGGTGCAGTCCGTAAGGGCGTAGCCGATGGCAAGAAGCATCTCATTGATGTTCCTCTGACAAAATCTAGCTCCTTGCCCCATCCTACGAATGGTGTAGGTGGTGGCGCTAAGGTGATGATGCGTCCTGCAGCGCCAGGAACGGGGGTTATTGCCGGGGGTGCGGTGCGAACCGTACTAGAACTGGCAGGGGTCAAGAACGTTCTTGCCAAGCAATTGGGTTCAGATAACCCTCTCAACAATGCAAGAGCTGCTGTTAACGCCCTATCCTCTCTCCGCACCTTCAGTGAAGTGGCAGAAGAGCGGGGCATCCCCATTGAACGGCTATACGCCTAA
- the rplC gene encoding 50S ribosomal protein L3: MSVGILGTKIGMTQVFDDEGRAIPVTVVQANPCTVTQIKTPETDGYSAIQVGYKQVTEKALNKPELGHLKKSGSVPVRHLCEYRLSQAGPYELGQQLGVETFEAGQLVDVVGTSIGRGFAGYQKRHNFRRGPMAHGSKNHRAPGSTGAGTTPGRVYPGKRMAGRLGGSQVTIRKLTVVRIDADQNLLLIKGAVPGKPGSLLNIKPATIVGQA, encoded by the coding sequence GTGTCTGTTGGTATTCTCGGCACGAAAATTGGCATGACCCAAGTCTTTGATGACGAAGGTCGGGCTATCCCCGTCACGGTTGTGCAGGCTAATCCATGCACCGTAACGCAAATCAAAACCCCCGAAACGGATGGCTACTCTGCAATTCAGGTCGGATATAAGCAGGTGACGGAAAAGGCTCTGAATAAGCCTGAGCTAGGGCACCTCAAAAAATCTGGCAGTGTCCCCGTACGACATCTCTGTGAATATCGCTTGAGCCAGGCCGGCCCCTACGAGCTAGGGCAACAGTTAGGGGTTGAGACGTTTGAAGCAGGACAACTCGTTGACGTCGTAGGCACTAGTATTGGTCGCGGATTTGCCGGGTACCAAAAACGCCACAACTTCAGACGAGGGCCCATGGCTCACGGTTCTAAGAACCACCGAGCACCTGGTTCCACTGGAGCTGGCACCACCCCCGGACGCGTCTACCCAGGTAAGCGCATGGCAGGTCGCCTAGGCGGGTCGCAAGTCACCATTCGGAAACTCACAGTCGTCCGGATCGATGCTGACCAAAACCTGCTGCTGATCAAGGGTGCTGTTCCCGGCAAGCCCGGCAGTCTCCTAAATATTAAGCCCGCCACGATTGTTGGACAGGCTTAA
- the rplP gene encoding 50S ribosomal protein L16 gives MLSPKRTKFRKQHRGRMRGMATRGNEISFGEFALQALEPHWITSRQIEASRRAMTRYIRRGGKIWIRIFPDKPVTMRPAETRMGSGKGNPEYWVAVVKPGRILFEIEGVPEATAREAMRLADYKLPIKTKFIMREQGEV, from the coding sequence ATGTTAAGTCCTAAAAGAACAAAGTTTCGTAAGCAGCACCGCGGTCGAATGCGCGGCATGGCCACACGAGGCAACGAAATCAGCTTCGGTGAATTTGCGTTGCAGGCCCTAGAGCCCCACTGGATCACATCTCGTCAGATTGAAGCCAGTCGTCGAGCGATGACCCGCTATATTCGCCGGGGTGGGAAAATCTGGATTCGCATTTTCCCTGACAAGCCAGTCACCATGCGTCCTGCAGAAACCCGGATGGGTTCTGGTAAAGGTAACCCCGAGTACTGGGTTGCAGTAGTGAAGCCCGGACGCATCTTGTTTGAGATTGAAGGGGTGCCGGAAGCAACTGCAAGGGAAGCTATGCGCCTAGCCGATTACAAGCTGCCCATTAAGACTAAATTTATCATGCGTGAACAGGGGGAGGTGTAA
- the rplB gene encoding 50S ribosomal protein L2: MGIRYYRPYTPGTRERTVSEFSEITRSKPEKSLTRSIHRAKGRNNRGVITCRHRGGGHKRLYRFIDFHRDKRGIPAEVTTIEYDPNRNARIALVVYEDGEKRYILHPAGLEVGTTIIAGEDAPFEVGNALPLGNVPLGTMVHNVELVAGRGGQIVRAAGTGAQVVAKDGNYVTLKLPSTEVRMVRRECYATIGQVGNADARNISLGKAGRKRWKGRRPEVRGSVMNPVDHPHGGGEGRAPIGRSGPVTPWGKPALGYKTRKKTKRSDALIVRRRRRVSKRGRGGRNA, translated from the coding sequence ATGGGTATTCGTTACTACCGACCATACACGCCTGGAACTCGTGAGCGCACCGTTTCAGAGTTTTCTGAGATTACTCGCAGCAAACCTGAAAAGTCCCTCACGCGCTCCATCCATCGGGCGAAGGGTCGCAACAATCGGGGGGTGATTACCTGTCGCCACCGGGGCGGCGGTCATAAACGCCTGTATCGCTTCATTGATTTCCATCGCGATAAGCGAGGAATTCCCGCAGAAGTAACCACGATTGAGTACGATCCGAACCGCAATGCTCGTATCGCTCTAGTGGTCTACGAAGATGGCGAGAAGCGCTATATCTTGCACCCGGCTGGGTTAGAAGTTGGCACCACCATCATCGCTGGAGAAGATGCTCCGTTTGAGGTTGGCAATGCTCTTCCCCTGGGCAATGTGCCCCTGGGTACGATGGTTCACAATGTGGAGCTTGTGGCAGGGCGCGGTGGACAAATTGTCCGCGCAGCCGGCACCGGCGCACAGGTTGTTGCTAAAGATGGCAACTATGTGACCCTGAAGCTGCCGTCTACGGAAGTGCGCATGGTGCGTCGGGAATGCTACGCCACCATCGGTCAGGTAGGTAATGCCGATGCCCGCAACATCAGCCTAGGTAAAGCGGGTCGGAAACGCTGGAAAGGCAGACGTCCTGAGGTTCGGGGTAGCGTCATGAACCCTGTGGATCACCCCCATGGTGGTGGTGAAGGTCGGGCTCCTATTGGTCGGAGTGGGCCTGTTACGCCTTGGGGTAAGCCGGCTCTCGGCTACAAGACGCGCAAGAAAACCAAGCGAAGCGATGCGCTGATTGTGCGCCGTCGTCGTCGGGTATCGAAGCGGGGTCGGGGCGGTCGTAACGCCTAA
- the rpsC gene encoding 30S ribosomal protein S3: MGQKIHPVGFRLGITQEHRSRWFADSSRYPALLQEDHQIRSYIANDKDLKNAGISDVRIERKADQIQLEIRTARPGVVVGRGGAGIESLRVGLQKELGNGSRQIGINVVEVARVDADAALIAEYVAQQLERRVSFRRVVRQAIQRAQRAGAQGIKIQVSGRLNGAEIARTEYTREGKVPLHTLRADIDYSYRTAQTIYGVLGIKVWVFKGEVIPGQEEVQTPANTQPRRRQQQQRRRQQFEDRSNDS; the protein is encoded by the coding sequence GTGGGACAAAAAATTCACCCAGTAGGGTTTCGACTTGGCATTACTCAAGAACACCGTTCACGGTGGTTCGCTGATTCCAGCCGCTATCCAGCACTACTTCAAGAAGATCACCAAATTCGCAGCTACATTGCGAATGATAAGGATTTAAAGAACGCTGGCATTTCTGATGTTCGCATTGAACGGAAAGCGGATCAGATCCAGCTCGAAATTCGCACTGCCCGTCCTGGTGTTGTGGTTGGACGCGGCGGCGCAGGGATTGAGTCCCTACGCGTTGGACTCCAGAAAGAGCTAGGGAATGGCAGTCGTCAAATTGGCATCAACGTTGTTGAAGTCGCCAGAGTCGATGCAGATGCCGCCCTGATCGCTGAGTATGTAGCTCAGCAGCTTGAACGCCGGGTTTCGTTCCGACGAGTCGTGCGTCAAGCGATTCAGCGGGCGCAGCGAGCTGGAGCTCAAGGCATCAAAATTCAGGTCAGTGGTCGGTTGAATGGGGCAGAAATTGCTCGGACAGAATACACCCGTGAGGGTAAAGTACCGCTCCACACGCTGCGAGCTGATATTGACTATAGCTACCGCACCGCTCAAACCATCTATGGCGTCTTGGGCATCAAGGTGTGGGTGTTCAAGGGAGAGGTCATCCCTGGACAAGAGGAAGTTCAAACTCCTGCCAATACCCAGCCGCGCCGTCGGCAACAGCAGCAGCGACGTCGGCAACAATTTGAAGATCGCTCTAACGATTCATAG
- a CDS encoding VWA domain-containing protein, translating into MRVGLQAALNDVNLDAHQPSSQRQLAVSISAIAESLNRHAPLNLCLILDHSGSMNGKPLDIVKQAANRIVEQLSPGDRLSIVAFDHKAKVLLSNQHIENPAEVKVKLSQLRASGGTAIDEGMKLGIEELAKGKQDTISQAFLLTDGENEHGDNDRCLKLAELAATYNMTLSTLGFGDHWNQDVLERIADAAGGTLSYIQTPDQAVSEFDRLFSRAQSVGLTNAYLTLTLGSHIRLADLKPIAQVSPDTVELAIIQEGDQYLARLGDLMVDAPRVVLVNLYAGQLPPGSQQIAGLQVRYDDPNSGKERLFSEAIPVVAKVLEAFQPQVNPQVQQHVLALAKYRQTQIAEQKLKDGDRTGAATMLQSAAKTALQMGDEGAATVLQDNATRLQSGEELSESDRKKTRMVSKTMLQ; encoded by the coding sequence ATGCGAGTGGGATTACAAGCTGCTCTCAATGATGTCAATCTTGACGCTCATCAGCCCAGCAGCCAGCGGCAACTGGCCGTCTCAATTTCGGCGATCGCTGAGTCGCTCAACCGCCATGCTCCTTTAAATCTCTGCCTGATTTTAGACCACAGCGGCTCTATGAATGGGAAACCGCTCGACATCGTCAAGCAAGCCGCCAACCGCATTGTGGAACAGCTTTCACCGGGCGATCGCCTCTCCATTGTGGCGTTTGATCATAAGGCTAAGGTCTTACTGTCCAATCAACACATTGAGAATCCTGCCGAGGTCAAGGTGAAGCTCAGTCAACTGCGGGCCAGTGGCGGCACGGCCATTGATGAAGGCATGAAGTTGGGCATTGAGGAGCTAGCCAAGGGCAAGCAGGACACCATTTCCCAGGCTTTCTTACTCACCGACGGGGAAAATGAGCATGGCGATAACGATCGCTGCCTCAAACTAGCGGAGCTGGCCGCCACCTACAACATGACCCTCAGCACCCTGGGGTTTGGCGATCATTGGAACCAAGATGTCCTCGAACGCATCGCCGACGCAGCCGGTGGCACCCTGTCCTACATTCAAACCCCCGACCAGGCCGTGAGTGAGTTTGACCGGCTCTTCAGCCGCGCCCAGTCCGTGGGGCTCACCAATGCCTATCTCACCCTCACCCTGGGCTCCCACATCCGTCTCGCCGATCTAAAACCCATTGCCCAAGTGTCACCCGACACAGTTGAACTAGCGATCATCCAAGAAGGGGATCAATACCTAGCGCGCCTGGGAGACCTGATGGTAGATGCACCTCGGGTAGTGCTAGTGAATCTCTATGCTGGACAGTTGCCTCCTGGCTCCCAGCAAATTGCCGGGCTGCAGGTGCGCTACGATGACCCCAACAGCGGCAAGGAACGACTCTTCTCCGAGGCCATTCCCGTGGTTGCCAAAGTGCTGGAAGCCTTCCAGCCCCAAGTGAATCCTCAAGTCCAGCAGCATGTCTTAGCCCTGGCCAAATACCGTCAGACGCAGATTGCCGAACAAAAGCTCAAGGATGGCGATCGCACCGGTGCGGCCACCATGCTCCAGTCGGCCGCTAAGACCGCGCTACAAATGGGCGATGAAGGCGCTGCCACCGTCTTGCAAGACAACGCCACGCGCCTCCAGTCTGGGGAAGAACTCAGCGAGAGCGATCGCAAGAAAACCCGCATGGTCTCCAAAACGATGCTGCAGTAG
- the rplR gene encoding 50S ribosomal protein L18, translating into MKQTRKESLRRRHARIRRAVSGTPERPRLAVFRSHQHIYVQLIDDTRHHTLAAASTMEPEVRSSLKSGGTCEASAQVGKLIAERSLQLGIKQVVFDRGGNLYHGRVQALAEAAREQGLDF; encoded by the coding sequence ATGAAACAAACTCGCAAGGAATCACTGCGACGGCGGCATGCACGCATCCGGCGCGCCGTATCTGGAACGCCCGAGCGCCCAAGGCTAGCTGTCTTTCGTTCCCACCAACATATTTATGTGCAGCTCATTGACGATACTCGTCACCATACCTTAGCGGCGGCCTCCACCATGGAGCCCGAGGTTCGCTCTAGCCTTAAGTCTGGAGGAACCTGTGAAGCCTCAGCTCAGGTTGGGAAGTTAATTGCGGAGCGATCGCTTCAGCTAGGTATCAAACAAGTTGTGTTTGACCGAGGTGGCAACCTCTATCATGGACGAGTGCAGGCGCTCGCTGAAGCTGCCCGCGAACAAGGGCTAGATTTTTAG
- the rplF gene encoding 50S ribosomal protein L6, giving the protein MSRIGKRPIPIPQKVSVTIDGQTVAVKGPKGELSRVLPEHVEVSQEDGILSVRRRNESRTARQLHGLCRTLVSNMVEGVSQGFQKRLEIQGVGYRAQVQGRNLTLNVGYSNPVQIEPPQGIDVAVENNTNVIISGIDKEIVGNIAAQIRGVRPPEPYKGKGIRYAGEQVRRKAGKSGKK; this is encoded by the coding sequence ATGTCTCGTATTGGTAAACGCCCTATTCCCATACCGCAAAAGGTGTCTGTCACCATTGATGGTCAAACCGTTGCGGTCAAAGGGCCAAAGGGAGAGCTCTCTAGAGTTTTGCCCGAACATGTGGAAGTGTCTCAAGAAGACGGTATCCTCTCGGTTCGCCGCCGCAATGAATCCCGTACCGCTCGTCAACTCCATGGACTATGCAGAACGCTAGTCTCCAACATGGTTGAGGGTGTGTCCCAAGGATTTCAGAAGCGCCTGGAGATCCAGGGAGTTGGGTATCGTGCTCAAGTTCAAGGTCGTAACTTAACCCTCAACGTAGGGTATAGCAATCCAGTTCAAATTGAGCCGCCACAAGGTATTGACGTAGCTGTTGAGAACAACACCAATGTCATTATTAGCGGTATTGATAAAGAAATTGTAGGTAACATTGCCGCACAAATTAGGGGTGTCCGTCCTCCCGAGCCTTACAAAGGTAAAGGGATTCGGTACGCAGGTGAGCAAGTTAGACGCAAGGCTGGGAAGTCAGGGAAGAAATAG
- the rplV gene encoding 50S ribosomal protein L22 yields MAVGTAQDVKAIARYIRMSPHKVRRVLDQIRGRSYREALIILEFMPYRACEPILKVLRSAVANAEHNNGYSPSNLVITQAYADQGPSLRRFRPRAQGRAYQIRKPTCHITIMVAPGEED; encoded by the coding sequence ATGGCTGTTGGAACTGCACAAGATGTAAAAGCGATCGCACGCTATATTCGGATGTCCCCCCATAAAGTGCGGCGAGTCTTAGATCAAATTCGGGGACGCTCCTATCGGGAAGCTCTAATTATTCTAGAGTTCATGCCCTACCGAGCCTGTGAACCCATTCTGAAGGTATTGCGATCCGCGGTCGCCAATGCTGAACACAACAATGGGTATAGCCCATCAAACTTGGTGATTACCCAGGCCTATGCGGATCAGGGGCCGTCCCTACGACGGTTTCGTCCCCGCGCCCAGGGTCGGGCCTATCAAATTCGTAAGCCAACCTGCCACATCACCATCATGGTGGCACCGGGTGAAGAAGACTAG
- the rpmC gene encoding 50S ribosomal protein L29 produces the protein MPLSKASEARSLSEQELSDEILAAKRQLFNLRFQKGTRRLEKPHDIKHLRRRLAQLLTVERERQIASESQSESNG, from the coding sequence ATGCCTCTATCCAAGGCTTCGGAAGCTCGTAGTTTGAGCGAGCAGGAACTCAGTGACGAGATTTTGGCAGCTAAGCGTCAGCTTTTTAATCTACGGTTTCAAAAAGGAACCCGCCGCTTAGAAAAGCCCCATGACATTAAGCATCTTCGTCGTCGTCTTGCCCAACTATTGACCGTTGAACGGGAACGTCAAATAGCCTCAGAATCTCAATCTGAATCAAACGGCTGA
- the rpsH gene encoding 30S ribosomal protein S8: MAANDTIADMLTRIRNASLARHQVTEVPSTKMTRSIAQVLRDEGFIADFTEDGEGVKRKLMISLKYQGRSHQPIINTLKRVSKPGLRVYASCKELPRVLGGIGVAVISTSSGIMTDRDARRKGLGGEVLCYIW, from the coding sequence ATGGCAGCAAACGACACGATTGCAGATATGCTGACACGCATCCGGAACGCAAGCTTGGCAAGGCACCAGGTCACTGAGGTTCCTTCGACTAAGATGACTCGGAGCATTGCTCAGGTTTTGCGTGACGAAGGTTTTATCGCCGATTTTACAGAAGACGGCGAAGGCGTGAAGCGCAAACTCATGATTTCTCTGAAATATCAGGGACGGAGTCATCAGCCGATTATCAACACTTTAAAACGGGTGAGTAAGCCCGGATTGAGAGTGTATGCGAGTTGCAAAGAACTACCGCGGGTTTTGGGCGGTATTGGGGTGGCGGTTATCTCCACCTCTAGCGGTATCATGACCGATCGCGATGCTCGGCGGAAAGGGCTAGGTGGCGAGGTGCTTTGCTACATCTGGTAA
- the rplD gene encoding 50S ribosomal protein L4, translating to MVSCIIRDWQGQEAGETSLSLRVAKEASSAHVVHRALVRQMNNARQGTASSKTRAEVRGGGRKPWRQKGTGRARAGSNRSPLWKGGGVIFGPKPRDYSTKMNKKERRLALCTAFQSRVDSMIVVQDFAEQLARPKTKDMIQALSRWGVQESDRVLLITGEKNEMVYLSARNIDRLKLISSTNLNIYDVLLADKLVVTQSALEKIQEVYGG from the coding sequence ATGGTTAGCTGCATAATTCGAGATTGGCAAGGGCAAGAAGCAGGTGAAACATCGTTAAGCTTGCGCGTAGCAAAAGAAGCGTCGTCGGCGCACGTGGTTCACCGAGCCCTCGTCCGTCAGATGAACAATGCGCGTCAAGGCACCGCATCATCCAAAACCCGAGCCGAAGTGCGTGGGGGTGGTCGGAAACCTTGGCGTCAGAAAGGTACAGGGCGCGCCCGAGCTGGTTCTAACCGATCCCCGCTTTGGAAAGGGGGCGGTGTCATCTTTGGCCCCAAGCCCAGAGATTATTCCACCAAGATGAACAAAAAGGAACGCCGCTTAGCGCTATGCACAGCGTTCCAAAGCCGGGTAGACAGCATGATTGTGGTGCAAGACTTTGCCGAACAGCTTGCTCGTCCCAAAACCAAGGACATGATTCAAGCGCTATCCCGCTGGGGCGTGCAGGAATCTGATCGGGTTTTGCTGATTACCGGCGAAAAGAATGAGATGGTCTACTTATCAGCTCGCAACATCGATCGCCTAAAGCTGATTTCGTCAACCAATCTCAATATCTATGATGTATTGCTGGCAGACAAGCTGGTCGTAACCCAGTCTGCCCTCGAAAAGATCCAGGAGGTATACGGTGGCTAG
- the rplX gene encoding 50S ribosomal protein L24: protein MASANVKPQRHKMHVKKGDTVQIISGAEKGKVGEVMTVLPKSSKVVVKGVNIKTKHIKPQQEGESGQITTFEAPVHSSNVMLYSNKQKVASRVCYTYTDDGRKVRMLKKTGEVID from the coding sequence ATGGCAAGCGCAAACGTTAAGCCTCAACGGCACAAAATGCACGTTAAAAAAGGCGATACCGTTCAAATCATCTCGGGTGCCGAGAAGGGTAAAGTTGGCGAAGTCATGACTGTCTTGCCCAAGTCGAGCAAGGTAGTGGTGAAAGGGGTCAACATCAAAACCAAGCACATTAAGCCTCAGCAAGAGGGTGAATCGGGTCAAATTACGACCTTTGAAGCCCCGGTTCATAGTTCCAACGTCATGCTTTATTCCAATAAGCAAAAGGTGGCTAGCCGTGTGTGCTACACCTACACCGACGACGGACGGAAGGTTCGGATGTTGAAGAAAACAGGCGAAGTCATCGACTAA
- the rpsQ gene encoding 30S ribosomal protein S17 — protein sequence MAVKERIGVVVSDKMDKTVVVAIENRAPHPKYGKIVVRTKRYKVHDEDNKCNVGDRVKIQETRPLSRTKCWTVAEILSTASRV from the coding sequence ATGGCTGTTAAAGAGCGCATTGGCGTAGTCGTAAGCGACAAAATGGACAAAACGGTGGTGGTAGCAATCGAGAACCGTGCTCCCCACCCAAAATACGGCAAGATTGTGGTTCGTACCAAGCGGTACAAAGTCCACGATGAAGACAACAAGTGCAACGTGGGCGATCGCGTCAAAATTCAGGAAACTCGTCCCCTGAGTCGCACCAAATGCTGGACTGTCGCTGAGATTTTGAGCACTGCATCTCGTGTTTAA
- the rplE gene encoding 50S ribosomal protein L5, translating to MTAQLKTVYRETIVPNLMKQFQYENIHQVPKLVKVTLNRGIGEAAQNAKALESTLNELAVITGQKPVVTRAKKAIAGFKIRQGMPVGVTVTLRSDRMYHFLNRLVNLALPRIRDFRGISPKSFDGRGNYTLGLREQLLFPEISYDGIDQIRGMDISIVTTAQTDEEGRALLKEFGMPFRDN from the coding sequence ATGACAGCTCAACTCAAGACCGTATATCGCGAAACCATTGTTCCGAATCTGATGAAGCAGTTCCAATATGAGAACATTCATCAGGTTCCAAAGTTAGTCAAGGTCACCCTGAATCGCGGCATTGGTGAAGCCGCTCAAAACGCGAAAGCGTTGGAATCGACGCTGAATGAACTTGCGGTTATCACCGGACAAAAGCCCGTGGTCACCCGTGCTAAGAAGGCGATCGCTGGATTCAAGATCCGTCAGGGGATGCCCGTGGGCGTGACGGTTACACTTCGCTCGGATCGGATGTACCACTTCCTAAACCGACTCGTTAACCTAGCTCTGCCCCGCATCCGCGATTTTCGCGGGATTAGCCCTAAAAGCTTTGACGGACGAGGGAACTACACACTAGGGTTGCGCGAACAACTCTTGTTTCCAGAGATCAGCTACGACGGCATTGACCAGATTCGTGGCATGGATATTTCGATTGTGACCACTGCACAGACCGATGAAGAAGGTCGTGCATTGCTCAAAGAATTTGGTATGCCCTTCCGGGATAACTGA
- the rplN gene encoding 50S ribosomal protein L14: protein MIQQETYLNVADNSGAKKLMCIRVLGGNRRYAGVGDVIVAVVKDALPNMATKKSDVVRAVVVRTRKGLRRDSGMSIRFDDNAAVIINAEGNPRGTRVFGPVARELREKGYMKIVSLAPEVL from the coding sequence GTGATACAGCAAGAAACATATTTGAACGTAGCGGATAACAGTGGAGCCAAAAAGCTCATGTGTATCCGTGTACTCGGCGGCAATCGTCGCTATGCCGGGGTTGGAGACGTAATCGTCGCCGTTGTAAAAGATGCACTGCCCAACATGGCTACCAAGAAGTCCGACGTGGTGCGTGCCGTCGTGGTGCGTACCCGCAAGGGGCTTCGCCGAGACAGTGGCATGAGCATCCGGTTTGATGATAATGCCGCAGTCATTATCAACGCTGAAGGCAACCCTCGCGGAACCCGCGTGTTTGGCCCTGTGGCGCGGGAACTTAGAGAAAAGGGCTACATGAAGATTGTGTCCCTGGCACCGGAGGTACTTTGA
- the rpsS gene encoding 30S ribosomal protein S19, translating into MARSLKKGPFVADHLMKKVENLNAKGEKQVIKTWSRASTILPQMIGHTIAVHNGRQHVPVYVSEQMVGHKLGEFAPTRTFRGHAKSDKKARR; encoded by the coding sequence ATGGCTCGTTCGCTAAAAAAGGGTCCGTTTGTAGCGGATCACTTAATGAAAAAAGTTGAAAACTTAAATGCCAAGGGTGAGAAGCAGGTGATCAAAACCTGGTCTCGGGCATCGACAATTCTTCCTCAAATGATTGGACATACGATCGCGGTTCATAACGGTCGTCAGCATGTTCCGGTCTATGTGAGTGAGCAGATGGTGGGACACAAGCTGGGTGAGTTTGCGCCAACTCGCACCTTCCGGGGTCACGCCAAGAGCGACAAGAAAGCACGTCGATAA
- a CDS encoding NAD(P)H-quinone oxidoreductase subunit N, which translates to MALITTGKPFIRALEQHGALGLYIPLEGGAEGRYQRRLRAAGYGMEHLTARGLGDLSAYLLDVHGVRPAHLGKKCVDSDAAVGYTYYIPPIARYQLEQLPAKSKGLVLWLLEGHVLSRQELEFLANLPTLEPKLKVVIEMGGDRTFTWQPLKTVVQAA; encoded by the coding sequence ATGGCATTAATTACAACGGGTAAACCTTTCATTCGAGCCTTAGAACAGCATGGGGCTCTCGGCCTTTACATCCCCTTGGAGGGAGGAGCAGAGGGGCGGTATCAGCGGCGTCTGCGAGCGGCGGGCTATGGTATGGAACACCTGACTGCTCGGGGGTTGGGCGACTTGTCGGCTTACTTGTTAGACGTGCATGGGGTGCGTCCGGCCCATTTGGGTAAAAAGTGTGTGGACAGCGATGCCGCGGTTGGTTACACCTACTATATTCCGCCGATCGCTCGCTATCAGCTTGAGCAGTTACCTGCCAAGTCGAAGGGATTAGTGCTGTGGTTGTTGGAGGGGCATGTGCTTTCGCGTCAAGAGCTAGAGTTTTTGGCGAACTTGCCGACTCTAGAACCCAAGTTAAAGGTGGTGATTGAGATGGGAGGCGATCGCACCTTCACCTGGCAACCTTTAAAAACAGTGGTGCAAGCCGCCTAG